GGCTGCTAAAAATACTTCCATGGTTTCCCTTTAAATTCCAAACAAGTAGTGTGGAAAACATCCTAACTCTTCTGGATACTGCTTCAGGAGAATTTCTGTCATGTCACCTCTGCTTTATATTTAGgctgcattaaataaaaaaagagtaaagatATTGTAAGGCGAGATACAAACTTGATTTTTTTGACCTTGTAACAGACTTGAGTATTTAGGATAAAACACAACATCTAATTAAATACACTTTATATTATTACTTTAGACCCTTCTTATTTGCGTTCTAGACAACAAAAAAGTTCtcacttgtttttttgttttctttctgcttttctttaggTGTGCCAAAATGTCAGAAAGATCAGATATTCTTCACTTCAAGTTTGACAACTACGGGGATTCGATGTTACAGAAAATGAAcaagctgagggaagaaaataaattttgtgaTGTCGTGGTCCATATAGATGATGTTGAAGTTCACGGGCATAAAATTGTATTTGCTGCAGGCTCTCCCTTTTTAAGAGATCAGTTCTTACTAAATGACTCCAGAGATGTAAAAATCTCTATACTGCAGAGTTCGGAAGTCGGGAGGCAGCTGCTTCTGTCCTGTTACAGTGGTATTCTGGAGTTTCCCGAAATGGAACTGGTAAACTACTTGACTGCTGCAAGCTTTCTGCAGATGAGCCACATTGTTGAACGATGTACGCAGGCCCTCTGGAAGTTTATAAAACCAAAGCAGCCATTGGAGAGCAAGGAGTGCGAACAGCAAAGTGACTCCTCTGAGCTGAAGGACCATCAAGGGGACGATGACTCTCTGCAGCAAGATTCACCATGTATTCAACCTTCGGAAGACAGCATGGACATGGAGGATAGCGATATTCAGATCATCAAGGTGGAGTCCATTGGGGAGGTGACAGAAGTTAGGAATAAGAAGGATCAGAACcagtttatttcttctgaacaaACAGCGCTGCATTCCTCAGAGCCTCAACACTTTCTTATCAACTCCACAGTTGAAAACAGAGCAAGTGAAATAGAGCAAAACCACCTCCACAACTATGCCCTTTCCTATGCTGGCAGCGATAACATCATTCTAGCCTCTAAAGATATGTTCGGGC
The Phalacrocorax carbo chromosome 18, bPhaCar2.1, whole genome shotgun sequence DNA segment above includes these coding regions:
- the ZBTB26 gene encoding zinc finger and BTB domain-containing protein 26 isoform X1, with amino-acid sequence MSERSDILHFKFDNYGDSMLQKMNKLREENKFCDVVVHIDDVEVHGHKIVFAAGSPFLRDQFLLNDSRDVKISILQSSEVGRQLLLSCYSGILEFPEMELVNYLTAASFLQMSHIVERCTQALWKFIKPKQPLESKECEQQSDSSELKDHQGDDDSLQQDSPCIQPSEDSMDMEDSDIQIIKVESIGEVTEVRNKKDQNQFISSEQTALHSSEPQHFLINSTVENRASEIEQNHLHNYALSYAGSDNIILASKDMFGPNNRGIDKGLQWHHQCPKCTRVFRHLENYANHLKMHKLFMCLLCGKTFTQKGNLHRHMRVHAGIKPFQCKICGKTFSQKCSLQDHLNLHSGDKPHKCNYCDMVFAHKPVLRKHLKQLHGKNSFDNANERNVQDITVDFDSFTCSAATDSKVCQQADASQVLDAGKLPQAVLSLRNDSTCVN
- the ZBTB26 gene encoding zinc finger and BTB domain-containing protein 26 isoform X2, whose translation is MSERSDILHFKFDNYGDSMLQKMNKLREENKFCDVVVHIDDVEVHGHKIVFAAGSPFLRDQFLLNDSRDVKISILQSSEVGRQLLLSCYSGILEFPEMELVNYLTAASFLQMSHIVERCTQALWKFIKPKQPLESKECEQQSDSSELKDHQGDDDSLQQDSPCIQPSEDSMDMEDSDIQIIKVESIGEVTEVRNKKDQNQFISSEQTALHSSEPQHFLINSTVENRASEIEQNHLHNYALSYAGSDNIILASKDMFGPNNRGIDKGLQWHHQCPKCTRVFRHLENYANHLKMHKLFMCLLCGKTFTQKGNLHRHMRVHAGIKPFQCKICGKTFSQKCSLQDHLNLHSGDKPHKCNYCDMVFAHKPVLRKHLKQLHGKNSFDNANERNVQDITVDFDSFTCSAATDSKVCQQADASQETQD